In Octopus bimaculoides isolate UCB-OBI-ISO-001 chromosome 21, ASM119413v2, whole genome shotgun sequence, a single window of DNA contains:
- the LOC106884112 gene encoding zinc finger protein 208: MSHIAKKQNKNIRITVGKEKKMDNESYEKQADDICTEEGKTCCCDICGKSFSKKYSLTIHKRIHTEQNPYRCDNCGKVFSQKIHLTRHKRYHKEDKPYHCNICGKTFLSKTALTVHTSIHTGEKPYECDVCGKSFSASYYLTRHKYIHTSERPYRCDICGKCFYGSVDLTRHKRIHTGERPYHCDICGKSFCGSNDLSKHKRIHTGEKPYECDICGKSFFSGNGLITHKRIHTGETPFQCDICRKSFSCRDGLTKHRRIHTGEKPYHCNICGKSFARSSDLTIHKRIHTGEKPYHCDICGKSFSGNGNLAKHKLIHTGEKPYHCDICGKSFCENGNLTAHKYIHVAEKSIKCEICGKLFSRSDQLHRHKRIHTGEKPYRCDICGKAFSDKSASNIHNRVHTGEKPYHCDICGKAFCGSSELTKHKRTHTGEKPYHCDICGKSFSVSSDIHRHRRIHTGEKPYQCDICGKSFSENGSLLKHKFIHTGEKAHSCEICGKSFYIRNKLTRHMRIHTEQMALIYLILLKCINAHKSVQTGEKPYHCVDRGKSLSGADCLTRPKHVDMADKPYRCDICNMLTKHKRIHAGVKPYCDICGKSFSERGDLTRHTRIHTEKPDDIGIKVFLQTKYEKRSDQKRIIMENEFCEKPVNIKAESESIDFPKMLKELGKISYHFHAGNKTFSEKNQLAFHTGEKAFHCNTCGKSFSYKNALTVHECIHTGQKPYPCSICGKSFSGSNDLSTHIRIHTGEKPYHCETCGRSFSHRNALTVHKRIHTGEKPYHCDFCDKSFSRSSELTTHKRIHTGEKPYQCDICDKSFSVSCHLTTHKRSHTGEKPYHCAVCGSSFSAKSSLNTHMRLHTGEKPYLCDICGKSFSAKGELTVHTYIHTGEKPYTCDICGKSLSDPGNLTKHKRIHTGEKPYHCDVCDKFFSERSYLTIHKRIHTGEKPYHCDICSKAFCKISNLTSHKRIHTGERPYRCDICNKSFSHSGTLSSHRQIHTEQSPYQCDICGKSFSKKGHLATHVRIHTEE, translated from the exons ATGTCTCatattgcaaaaaaacaaaataagaatatacGAATAACAgtgggcaaagaaaaaaaaatggataatgaGTCGTATGAGAAACAGGCTGATGACATATGTACAGAGGAAGGGAAAACATGTtgttgtgacatctgtggtaagtCGTTCTCTAAAAAATACAGCCTAAccattcacaaacgtattcatactgaaCAGAATCCGTATCGCTGTGATAACTGTGGTAAAGTATTCTCTCAAAAGATTCACCTAACTAGACACAAACGGTATCATAAAGAAGACAAGCCATaccattgtaatatctgtggtaagacATTCTTGTCGAAGACTGCATTGACAGTTCACACATctattcatacgggagagaaaccatatgagtgtgatgtctgtggtaaatcattctctgcatcTTATTACTTAAcaagacacaaatacattcatacatcagAAAGACCATATCGCTGCGATATAtgtggtaaatgtttttatggaAGTGTTGACTTGACTagacataaacgcattcatacaggagagagaccgtatcactgtgatatttgtggtaaatcattttgtgGAAGTAATGACTTATCtaaacacaagcgtattcatacaggagagaagccatatgaaTGTGATATCTGCGGCAAATCATTTTTCTCTGGTAATGGATTaatcacacacaaacgtattcatacaggtgagacaCCATTTCAATGCGATATTTGTAGAAAATCATTCTCTTGCAGAGATGGCTTAACtaaacacagacgtattcatacaggagagaagccataccactgtaatatctgtggtaaatcatttgcgaGAAGTAGTGACTTAacaatacacaaacgtattcatactggtgagaaaccatatcactgtgatatctgtggtaaatcattctctggaaatgGCAATTTAGCAAAGCACAAAttaattcatacaggagagaaaccatatcactgtgatatttgtggtaaatcattctgtgaAAATGGCAACTTAactgcacataaatatattcatgttgcAGAAAAGTCAATTAAATGTgagatctgtggtaaattattctctcgAAGTGATCAATTACATAGGCATAAACggattcatacaggggaaaaaccataccgctgtgatatctgtggtaaagcttTCTCTGATAAAAGTGCATCTAATATTCACAaccgtgttcatacaggagagaaaccatatcattgtgatatctgtggtaaagcattttGTGGCAGCAGTGAgttaactaaacataaacgcacccatacaggtgagaaaccgtatcactgtgatatttgtggtaaatcattctctgtaagtagTGACATACATAGGCACAGACGCATTCACACAGGTGAAAAACCTTACCAATGTGATatatgtggcaaatcattctctgaaaatggtAGCTTGTTGAAACACAAATTTATTCACACAGGGGAAAAAGCACATAGCTGTGAAATTTGTGGCAAATCTTTCTACATTAGAAATAAATTAACTAGACAcatgcgtattcatacag AACAGATGGCATTGATTTATTTGATATTGTTG AAATGCATCAATGCTCACAAGTCTGTACagacaggagagaaaccttaccaTTGTGTCGATCGTGGAAAATCACTCTCTGGAGCTGACTGCCTGACAAGACCTAAACACGTTGATATGGCAGAtaaaccatatcgctgtgatatct GTAATATGTTAaccaaacacaaacgtattcatgcagGAGTGAAACcatattgtgatatctgtggtaaatcattctctgaacgTGGGGATTTAACtagacacacacgtattcatacag aAAAACCAGATGACATTGGCATAAAAGTATTTCTTCAGAC aaaatacgAGAAGAGAAGTGatcagaaaagaataattatggaaaatgaattctGTGAAAAACCAGTGAATATTAAAGCTGAGTCTGAAAGCATAGATTTTCCTAAGATGCTAAAAGAATTAGGAAAAATATCCTACCACTTTCATGCAGGAAACAAAACATTCTCTGAAAAAAATCAGTTAGCttttcatacaggagagaaagcaTTTCACTgtaatacctgtggtaaatctttctcttacAAAAATGCATTGACTGTACATGAATGCATTCATACAGGACAGAAGCCATATCCTTGTagcatctgtggtaaatccttctctggaAGTAATGACTTAAGTACTCACAtacgaattcatacaggagagaagccatatcactgtgagacTTGTGGTAGATCATTCTCTCATAGAAATGCTTTAactgtacacaaacgtattcatacaggagagaagccatatcactgtgatttctgtgataaatcattctctagaagtagtgaattaactactcacaaacgcattcatactggagaaaagccttatcaatgtgatatctgtgataaatcattctctgttagTTGCCACTTAACTACTCATAAAcgtagtcatacaggagagaagccatatcactgtgctGTCTGTGGTTCATCATTTTCCGCAAAAAGTAGCTTAAATACTCATATGCGacttcatacaggagagaagccatatctctgtgatatctgtggtaaatcattttctgcaaAGGGTGAATtaactgtacacacatatattcatacaggagagaagccatatacttgtgatatctgtggtaaatcattatCTGATCCAGGTAacctaactaaacacaaacgtattcacacaggtgagaaaccatatcactgtgatgtctgtgacaAATTTTTCTCTGAAAGAAGTTACTTAACTATTCAtaaacgtatccatacaggagagaaaccatatcactgtgacatatGTAGCAAAGCATTCTGTAAAATTAGTAATTTAACTagtcacaagcgtattcatacaggagagagaccatatcgtTGTGACATCTGTAACAAATCATTTTCTCACAGTGGTACTTTATCTAGTCACAGGCAAATTCATACAGAACAGAgtccatatcagtgtgatatctgtggtaaatcattctctaaaaaaGGTCACCTAGCTACACATGTTCGTATTCATACAGAAGAATAA
- the LOC128250465 gene encoding zinc finger protein ZFP2-like, giving the protein MADKPYRCDICNKLFSRFSHLTIHKRTHTGERPCHCDICGKSFSCKSSVTEHKRIHTGERPYFCDICSKTFSGRSNLTIHKRTHTGEKPYHCDICGKSFTGNGNLTKHRHIHARGRLYHCNTCGKSFPTGNMLTKHKRIHAGVKPYCDICGKSFSERGDLTRHTRIHTGEKPYHCDICGKSFSGSGDLTRHTRIHTGEKPYHCDTCGKSFTESGTLSKHKRIHT; this is encoded by the coding sequence ATGGCAGAtaaaccatatcgctgtgatatctgtaataaattATTCTCAAGATTTAGTcacttaactatacacaaacgcactcatacaggagagaggccatgtcactgtgatatctgtggtaaatcattctcttgtaAAAGTAGCGTAActgaacacaaacgtattcatacaggagaaaggcCATATTTCTGTGATATATGTAGTAAAACATTCTCTGGCCGTAGTaacttaactatacacaaacgtactcatacaggggagaagccatatcactgtgatatctgtggtaaatcatttactgGAAATGGCAATttaacaaaacacagacacattcatgcacgAGGGAGGTTATATCACTGTAacacctgtggtaaatcattccctacAGGTAATATGTTAaccaaacacaaacgtattcatgcagGAGTGAAACcatattgtgatatctgtggtaaatcattctctgaacgTGGGGATTTAACtagacacacacgtattcatacaggtgaaaaaccatatcactgtgatatttgtggtaaatcattctctggaagtggTGATTTAACtagacacacacgtattcatacaggagagaaaccttatcactgtgatacctgtggcaaatcattcactGAAAGTGGTACCTTgtctaaacacaaacgtattcatacatgA
- the LOC128250457 gene encoding zinc finger protein 91-like, producing MSFTEKSSFTSHKYVHKGDKPYLCEICKESFTRNKDLTKHMCFHKQEKPYKCDVGDTSFLQENILNKHCNIHTGERPYHCDICGESFSESCELTKHKHIHKGEKPYHCDICGKCFSHSNALTIHKRTHTGEKPYPCDICGKSFSQAGNLSTHKRIHSGGKLYHCDICSKSFSEPSYLAKHKIIHTEGKIYQCNICGKSFSQRNLLTIHKRVHTGEKPYQCDICGKSFSQAGNLTTHRYVHTGEKPYHCDVCGKSFSDPGQFTKHKYIHREDKLYPCEYCGKSFPHRNSLTIHKHIHTGEKPYHCDICSKSFSHKNALTIHKRIHTGDKPYHCDVCGKSFSQTGNLTIHKQIHIGEKLDYCDICGKSFSNLAHLTFHKRIHTEEKPYHCNICGKSFSRRKALIIHIRIHTGEKPHHCDICGKSFAQAGNLTSHKRTHTGKKPYQCDVCGKSFSQTNNLMTHKFIHKKRKLYHCDICGKSFSNLAHFTSHKGIHTGERPYRCNVCDKSFYHRTALIIHIRIHTGEKPYQCIICGKSFTQAGNLATHKHIHTGKKPYCEICSKSFSDPGDFSKHKLIHRREKLYYCDICNNPFSQKYALTRHKHTHRSGKLYDCDICGKSFSCRNSLTIHMRIHAGETTNQCNVYDKSFSQTDNFTSHKPKHKRVELYSCNNGSKSFSVPTDLTTNKLIHTTEKPYHCDICGKSFSHRNALIIHIRIHTGEKPYQCDICGKSFSQAGNLTTHKRIHTGEKPYHCNICSKSFSDPGRYSKHKLTHSGGLPYHCNICGKSFSCWSLLTIHKQIHTEQKPSHCNVW from the coding sequence atGTCATTCACTGAAAAAAGTAGCTTCACAAGTCACAAATATGTTCATAAAGGAGACAAACCATATCTTTGTGAAATCTGTAAGGAATCATTCACTAGAAATAAAGACTTGACTAAACACATGTGTTTTCATAAACAAGAGAAACCATATAAGTGCGATGTTGGTGATACATCATTCTTGCAGGAAAATATCTTAAACAAACATTGcaacattcatacaggagagagaccatatcactgtgatatttgtggtgaatcattttctgaaagttgtgagttaactaaacacaaacatattcataaaggagagaagccataccactgtgatatctgtggcaaatgttTTTCTCATAGTAATGCTctaactatacacaaacgcactcatactggagagaaaccttatccctgtgatatctgtggcaaatcattctctcaggcTGGTAACTTATCtactcataaacgtattcattcaGGAGGGAAactatatcactgtgatatatgcagtaaatcattctctgaaccAAGTTACTTAGCAAAACACAAGATCATTCATACAGAAGGAAAGATATATCAGTGTaatatctgcggtaaatcattctcacaaagAAATctcttaactatacacaaacgtgttcatacaggagagaagccatatcagtgtgatatctgtggtaaatcattctctcaggcTGGTAACTTGACTACTCACAGATatgttcatactggagagaaaccatatcactgtgatgtctgtggtaaatcattctctgacccAGGTCAGTTtacaaagcataaatatatacatagagaagaCAAGTTATATCCCTGTGAAtactgtggtaaatcattccctcacAGAAATTCTTtaaccatacacaaacatattcatacgggagaaaaaccatatcactgtgatatctgtagtaaatcattttctcataaaaatgccctaactatacacaaacgtattcatacaggggacaagccatatcattgtgatgtctgcggtaaatcattctctcagactGGTAACTTAACTATTCACAAACAAATTCATATAGGAGAGAAACTGgattattgtgatatctgtggtaaatcattctctaatcTGGCTCACTTAACttttcacaaacgcattcatacagaaGAAAAGCCCTATCACTGTAacatttgtggtaaatccttctctcgtAGAAAAGCCttaattatacacatacgcattcatactggagagaaaccgcatcattgtgacatctgtggaaaatcatttgcACAAGCTGGTAACTTGACTtctcacaaacgcactcatactggaaagaagccatatcagtgtgatgtctgtggtaaatcattttctcagacTAATAACTTAATGActcacaaattcattcataagaaaAGGAAactatatcactgtgatatctgtggtaaatcattctctaatcTAGCTCACTTCACTTCTCACAAaggcattcatacaggagagaggccatatcGTTGTAATGTCTGTGATAAGTCATTTTATCATAGAACTGCCttaattatacacatacgcattcatacaggggagaagccatatcaatgtattatctgtggtaaatcattcactcagGCAGGTAACTTAgctactcacaaacacattcatactggAAAGAAGCCATATTGTGAGATATGTAGCAAGTCATTTTCTGACCCGGGTGACTTCTCTAAACACAAACTGATTCatagaagagaaaaattatattactgtgatatctgtaataatCCATTCTCTCAAAAATATgccttaactagacacaaacatacgcatagaAGTGGGAAGCtatatgactgtgatatctgtggtaaatccttctcttgTAGAAATTCTTTAACtatacacatgcgtattcatGCAGGAGAGACAACAAATCAGTGCAATGTAtatgataaatcattctctcaaactgATAACTTTACTTCTCACAAACCCAAACACAAAAGAGTAGAACTATATTCTTGTAATAACGGCAGTAAATCTTTTTCTGTCCCAACTGACTTAACTACAAACAAACTCATTCATACAacagagaagccatatcactgtgatatttgtggtaaatcattttctcatagAAATGCCttaattatacacatacgcattcatactggtgagaaaccatatcagtgtgatatctgtggtaaatcattctctcaggcaggtaacttaactactcacaaacgcattcacacaggagagaagccatatcattgtaatatctgcagtaaatcattctctgatccTGGCCGCTACTCAAAGCATAAACTGACTCATAGTGGAGGATtgccatatcactgtaatatctgtggtaaatcattctcctgTTGGAGTCTCTTAAcaatacacaaacaaattcatacaGAACAGAAGCCAAGTCACTGTAATGtctggtaa